The proteins below are encoded in one region of Paracoccus methylovorus:
- a CDS encoding SURF1 family protein, with the protein MRRYLFPLIVGVVGCAILISLGMWQLRRMDWKEGLIAQIQQKIEDQPVTLPAAVEPSMKYLPVLVSGQTTGYEIDVLSGTRESGGGYQIVSGFVTDDGRRILLDRGFVDQDHKRASRPPVRLEVAGNLHWPDEKGSGTPAPNLAENVWFARDVPAMAAQLGTEPILVVAAEVRGDAQGVQPIPVAVEGIPNNHLSYAAQWFMLAAVWAGMTVALIWRIRQRQF; encoded by the coding sequence TTGCGCCGTTATCTGTTTCCGTTGATCGTCGGCGTGGTGGGTTGTGCCATCCTGATCTCGCTGGGTATGTGGCAGCTTCGTCGGATGGACTGGAAAGAGGGGCTGATCGCCCAGATCCAGCAAAAGATCGAAGACCAGCCCGTGACGCTGCCGGCGGCGGTCGAGCCTTCGATGAAATACCTGCCGGTGCTGGTTTCAGGCCAGACCACGGGGTATGAGATCGACGTGCTCTCAGGCACCCGCGAGTCGGGCGGCGGCTATCAGATCGTCTCGGGGTTTGTCACTGATGACGGGCGCAGGATCCTTCTGGATCGCGGTTTCGTCGATCAGGATCACAAGCGGGCGTCCCGCCCGCCGGTGCGGTTGGAGGTGGCCGGCAATCTGCACTGGCCCGACGAAAAAGGCAGCGGCACGCCCGCACCCAATCTGGCAGAGAATGTCTGGTTCGCGCGCGACGTGCCGGCCATGGCCGCGCAACTGGGGACCGAGCCGATCCTGGTCGTGGCGGCCGAGGTGCGGGGCGACGCCCAAGGGGTTCAGCCGATCCCTGTTGCGGTCGAAGGTATTCCGAACAACCATCTCAGCTATGCCGCGCAATGGTTTATGTTGGCCGCGGTCTGGGCAGGGATGACAGTGGCGCTGATCTGGCGTATCAGGCAGCGGCAATTCTAG
- the thrC gene encoding threonine synthase yields MRYVSTRGRAPVLDFEQAMMTGLARDGGLYLPEAIPMFSADEIARFEGLPYEEVARRVVSPFVGESFSDADLRGAIARAYAGFDHIARAPLVQLAPGHHLLELSHGPTLAFKDFAMQLIGQLFQLALARSGNRVTILGATSGDTGSAAIEAFCGLSNVDVFIMYPHGRVSEVQRRQMSTPADANVHALAVDGTFDDCQARLKDLFNDHDFRDEVGLAGVNSINWARVLAQIVYYFTAAVSLGAPRREVDFTVPTGNFGDIFAGSIARAMGLPIGRLVVATNQNDILHRALTSGEYRVGMVEPSISPSMDIQVSSNFERALWLAYDRDGNAVAKLMDELKAGGFTISQGALQQLRETYVTGRASEEETTAMIATIRDETAEVICPHTAVAVKVAREHLRPGVPMISLSTAHPAKFPDAVEAAVGIRPPLPQHMADLFQRDERITRIANDAGVIKSLILERRTE; encoded by the coding sequence ATGCGTTACGTTTCGACCCGGGGGCGGGCTCCGGTCTTGGATTTCGAACAGGCGATGATGACGGGGCTGGCACGGGACGGCGGGCTGTACCTGCCCGAGGCTATCCCGATGTTCTCGGCCGACGAGATCGCCCGCTTCGAAGGACTGCCCTATGAAGAGGTCGCGCGGCGGGTCGTCAGCCCCTTTGTTGGCGAAAGCTTCAGCGATGCGGATCTGAGAGGGGCCATCGCCCGTGCCTATGCAGGGTTCGATCACATCGCCCGCGCACCGCTGGTCCAGCTTGCGCCCGGTCACCACCTGCTGGAATTGTCCCACGGTCCCACGCTGGCCTTCAAGGACTTTGCCATGCAGCTTATCGGCCAGCTTTTCCAGCTGGCGCTGGCGCGGTCGGGCAATCGGGTGACGATTTTGGGCGCGACCTCGGGCGACACCGGCTCGGCCGCGATTGAGGCGTTCTGCGGCCTGTCGAACGTCGATGTGTTCATCATGTATCCACATGGCCGGGTCAGCGAAGTTCAGCGCCGGCAGATGTCCACGCCGGCCGACGCCAATGTGCATGCGCTGGCCGTGGACGGCACTTTCGACGATTGCCAGGCACGGCTGAAGGATCTGTTCAACGACCATGATTTCCGCGACGAGGTTGGGCTTGCGGGCGTCAACTCGATCAACTGGGCGCGGGTGCTGGCGCAGATCGTTTATTACTTCACCGCCGCCGTCAGCCTTGGCGCGCCAAGGCGCGAGGTGGATTTCACTGTGCCGACCGGCAATTTTGGCGATATTTTCGCCGGCTCCATAGCCCGGGCCATGGGCCTGCCTATCGGACGGCTGGTGGTTGCCACCAACCAGAACGACATCCTGCACCGCGCCCTGACCAGCGGCGAATATCGCGTCGGCATGGTCGAACCCTCGATCAGCCCCTCGATGGATATTCAGGTCAGTTCGAACTTCGAACGCGCGTTGTGGCTTGCTTATGACCGCGACGGCAATGCCGTGGCCAAGCTGATGGATGAGCTGAAAGCCGGCGGTTTCACCATCAGTCAGGGCGCATTGCAGCAATTGCGTGAAACCTATGTCACGGGTCGGGCCTCGGAAGAGGAAACCACGGCGATGATCGCCACCATCCGCGATGAGACCGCCGAGGTGATCTGTCCGCATACCGCCGTCGCCGTGAAAGTGGCGCGCGAGCATCTTCGCCCCGGCGTGCCGATGATCAGCCTTTCGACCGCGCATCCCGCGAAATTTCCCGACGCGGTCGAGGCCGCCGTGGGTATCCGTCCGCCGCTGCCACAGCATATGGCGGACCTGTTTCAGCGTGACGAACGCATTACCCGTATTGCAAACGACGCCGGGGTCATTAAATCGCTGATCCTTGAACGGAGAACCGAGTGA
- a CDS encoding M16 family metallopeptidase, with product MPGLHSASIGIWVNAGCRDERAEQNGIAHFLEHMAFKGTARRSALEIVESIENVGGYINAYTSRDVTSYYARVLAGDVELALDVISDIVMNPVFDGREIEVERGVILQEIGQALDTPDDVIFDWLQEAAYPDQPMGRTILGPAERVSGFNRNDLSGFIGEHYGPERMIIAAAGAVDHDRILRQAEAIFGHLSSRALTTREPARWQGAEARRIKKLEQAHFALAFEGPGYQAPDFYAAQIWTSVLGGGMSSRLFQKLREEKGLCYSIFAQSGFHDDTGMVTIYAGTSGEQIADLANLTVDELKRSAEDMTEVEVARARAQLKAGLLMGLESPTGQAERMARSLAIWGRVPDPAEVAERIDAVTVADIRLHAERLIAGARPALALYGPVAGAPTREVLAERLAA from the coding sequence ATGCCCGGCCTGCATTCCGCCTCTATCGGCATCTGGGTCAATGCCGGCTGCCGCGACGAACGCGCCGAACAGAACGGCATCGCCCATTTTCTTGAGCATATGGCCTTCAAGGGCACGGCGCGGCGCAGCGCACTGGAGATCGTCGAGTCGATCGAGAATGTGGGCGGCTATATCAACGCCTATACCTCGCGCGACGTGACCTCTTATTATGCGCGGGTTCTGGCGGGGGATGTCGAGCTGGCGCTGGACGTGATCTCGGACATCGTGATGAACCCGGTTTTTGACGGGCGCGAGATCGAGGTCGAGCGCGGCGTGATCCTGCAAGAGATCGGGCAGGCACTGGATACGCCCGACGACGTGATCTTTGACTGGTTGCAAGAGGCCGCCTATCCCGACCAACCCATGGGCCGCACCATCCTTGGCCCGGCCGAGAGGGTCAGCGGTTTCAACCGCAACGATCTTTCGGGCTTTATCGGGGAACATTACGGCCCAGAGCGGATGATCATTGCCGCCGCCGGCGCGGTGGACCACGACCGCATCCTGCGTCAGGCCGAGGCGATTTTCGGCCATCTGTCGTCGCGTGCCCTGACCACCCGCGAGCCCGCCCGCTGGCAGGGCGCCGAAGCGCGCCGCATCAAAAAGCTGGAGCAGGCGCATTTCGCGCTGGCCTTCGAAGGGCCGGGATATCAGGCCCCCGATTTCTATGCCGCACAGATCTGGACTTCGGTGCTGGGGGGCGGGATGTCCTCGCGCCTGTTCCAGAAACTGCGCGAGGAGAAGGGTCTTTGCTATTCCATCTTCGCGCAGTCGGGCTTTCACGACGATACCGGCATGGTGACGATCTACGCCGGCACCTCGGGCGAACAGATCGCGGATCTTGCCAACCTGACCGTGGATGAGTTGAAACGCTCGGCCGAGGATATGACCGAGGTCGAGGTGGCGCGTGCGCGGGCACAGTTGAAAGCCGGCCTGCTGATGGGACTGGAAAGCCCGACGGGTCAGGCCGAGCGGATGGCCCGGTCGCTGGCGATCTGGGGCAGGGTGCCCGATCCCGCCGAGGTGGCCGAGCGTATCGACGCCGTGACCGTTGCGGATATTCGCCTTCACGCCGAGCGGCTGATCGCGGGCGCCCGTCCTGCCTTGGCGCTTTATGGCCCGGTGGCCGGCGCGCCGACGCGCGAGGTTCTGGCCGAAAGGCTTGCCGCCTGA
- a CDS encoding GNAT family N-acetyltransferase: MFTRRRPPRLEAERMVLRLPAHADFGAWAALRAESRAFLTPWEPVWATDHLTKRGFTNRVYWAQRATRNGTALPLFLIRRDGTFLGAITLDNIRRGPAQSATIGYWIGLPFARQGYMREAIGAVVQHAFGDMDLSRIEAACLPENAPSRGVLERSGFKYEGVAQSYLQINGRWRNHVLYSNLRNDRRGKTEVR, from the coding sequence ATGTTCACACGCCGCCGTCCGCCTCGTCTGGAAGCCGAGCGGATGGTGCTGCGTTTGCCTGCGCATGCCGATTTCGGCGCATGGGCGGCGCTGCGAGCCGAAAGCCGCGCCTTTCTGACGCCGTGGGAACCTGTCTGGGCCACCGACCACCTGACCAAGCGCGGCTTTACCAACCGGGTTTATTGGGCGCAGCGCGCCACACGCAACGGCACTGCGCTGCCGCTGTTCCTGATCCGGCGCGACGGCACGTTTCTGGGGGCGATCACGCTGGACAATATCCGCCGCGGCCCGGCGCAATCGGCGACCATCGGCTATTGGATCGGCCTGCCCTTTGCACGGCAGGGCTATATGCGCGAGGCTATCGGCGCCGTTGTCCAGCACGCTTTCGGCGATATGGACCTCAGCCGGATCGAGGCAGCTTGCCTGCCCGAAAACGCCCCCTCGCGCGGGGTGCTGGAGCGGTCGGGGTTTAAGTACGAAGGCGTCGCGCAAAGCTATTTGCAGATCAACGGACGTTGGCGCAACCATGTGCTGTATTCCAACCTGCGCAACGACCGACGTGGCAAGACCGAGGTGCGCTGA
- a CDS encoding FAD-binding oxidoreductase yields MLNPADESLGAKLPEGVLRPVSPAYLEEPRGRYLGHAGLVAAPRNTAEVAAVVRACAEARVAIVPRGGGTGLVSGQVMSGGPAPLILSLERMTALRGLWPEENVLLAEAGMSLQAVRDAAEGAGRLFPLSLASQGTAAIGGCLATNAGGVTALRYGTARALCLGIEAVLPDGSIIHDLKRLRKDNTGYDIRDLLIGSEGTLGIITAASLKLVVPSPNIGIAMLQVPGPEAALTLLSLAEGRMAGGVTAFELIGGQGLAFLAELLPEIRQPLPGAEWSVLIEVGLPEGLAPEAALEGLLIEAMERGLVTDGVIAQSGAQAAGFWHLREHIPEANRRVGAVASHDISLPLSEIAGFIRDAGAALAGEGVRINCFGHLGDGNLHYNLFPAPGRMREEYDDRRKALSELVHAMVVERGGSFSAEHGVGRVKVGELARWGDPARLTVMRAIKATLDPLGIMNPGAVLSAAD; encoded by the coding sequence ATGTTGAACCCCGCCGATGAATCCCTGGGCGCGAAGCTTCCCGAAGGTGTGCTGCGCCCGGTATCGCCCGCCTATCTGGAAGAACCACGGGGTCGTTATCTCGGCCATGCCGGACTGGTCGCCGCGCCGCGCAATACCGCCGAGGTGGCTGCCGTGGTTCGCGCCTGCGCCGAGGCGCGCGTGGCCATCGTGCCGCGCGGTGGCGGCACCGGCCTTGTCTCGGGTCAGGTCATGTCCGGGGGGCCGGCCCCGCTGATCCTGTCGCTGGAGCGGATGACCGCGCTACGCGGGCTCTGGCCCGAGGAAAACGTGCTGCTGGCCGAGGCAGGCATGAGCCTGCAAGCCGTGCGTGACGCGGCCGAGGGCGCGGGCCGGTTGTTCCCCCTGTCGCTTGCCAGTCAGGGCACTGCGGCGATCGGCGGCTGCCTTGCGACCAATGCAGGCGGCGTGACCGCGCTGCGCTACGGCACGGCGCGCGCGCTTTGCCTGGGGATCGAGGCGGTCCTGCCCGACGGGTCGATCATTCATGACCTCAAGCGGCTGCGCAAAGACAATACCGGCTACGATATCCGCGATCTTCTGATCGGGTCCGAAGGCACGCTGGGTATCATCACAGCGGCCAGCCTCAAGCTGGTGGTGCCGTCGCCCAATATCGGTATCGCCATGCTGCAGGTGCCCGGTCCCGAGGCGGCACTGACACTGTTGTCGCTGGCCGAGGGGCGCATGGCCGGCGGCGTTACCGCGTTCGAGCTTATCGGCGGGCAGGGCCTTGCCTTTCTGGCCGAGTTGCTGCCCGAGATCCGCCAGCCGCTGCCCGGCGCGGAATGGTCGGTCCTGATCGAGGTAGGCTTGCCAGAGGGGCTGGCGCCCGAGGCCGCGCTGGAGGGGCTGCTGATCGAGGCGATGGAACGCGGTCTTGTCACCGACGGAGTGATCGCGCAATCGGGTGCGCAGGCGGCGGGTTTCTGGCACTTGCGCGAACATATCCCCGAGGCGAACCGCCGCGTCGGCGCGGTGGCCAGCCACGACATCAGCCTGCCGCTGTCGGAAATCGCCGGCTTCATCCGCGATGCCGGTGCAGCGTTGGCGGGCGAAGGGGTGCGGATCAACTGCTTTGGGCATCTGGGCGACGGCAACCTGCATTACAACCTGTTCCCCGCACCGGGACGCATGCGCGAGGAATATGACGACAGGCGCAAGGCGTTGTCGGAACTGGTGCATGCCATGGTGGTGGAACGCGGCGGCTCGTTTTCTGCCGAACATGGCGTCGGACGCGTGAAGGTTGGCGAACTGGCGCGCTGGGGCGATCCGGCGCGGCTGACGGTCATGCGGGCGATCAAGGCCACGCTCGACCCTTTGGGCATCATGAATCCGGGGGCGGTGCTTTCAGCAGCGGACTGA
- a CDS encoding LysR family transcriptional regulator, translating into MDRIDGIRAFVAVVDAGSFTRAGKRLGISNKLVSKYVAALEGQQGVTLLNRTTRALSLTPAGERYLTAARRVLAAVEELDAQAHAEEGALTGRLRITAPVAFGEMFATTLTRDFTRAHPGVEIDLNLSDRYVDLAAEGFDLALRIGQLPDSSLIARRIGQTETWAVASPAYLAAHPRPARPEDLRDHVNIRDSNAQNAGRAVFLIDGKAVSIPLPGHITVNSAQAVRRLVLEAEGIALIPSFVISRDIAEGRLERLLPGFQRPQLDIQALYLPQPFLPPRLTAYLDHLRARLSPLLKAPPPDS; encoded by the coding sequence ATGGACAGGATCGACGGCATCCGCGCCTTTGTCGCCGTGGTCGATGCCGGCTCGTTCACTCGGGCGGGCAAGCGGCTGGGGATCTCGAACAAGCTGGTCAGCAAATATGTCGCGGCGTTGGAGGGGCAGCAGGGCGTGACTCTGCTCAACCGCACCACACGCGCCCTGTCGCTGACGCCGGCAGGCGAGCGTTACCTGACCGCCGCGCGCCGCGTACTGGCAGCGGTCGAAGAGTTGGACGCGCAGGCCCATGCCGAGGAAGGCGCCTTGACCGGCCGGTTGCGCATCACCGCGCCCGTCGCCTTTGGCGAAATGTTCGCGACCACCTTGACCCGCGATTTCACCCGCGCGCATCCGGGGGTCGAGATCGACCTGAATCTCTCTGACCGCTATGTCGATCTGGCGGCCGAAGGTTTCGATCTGGCGTTGCGCATCGGCCAATTGCCCGATTCCAGCCTGATCGCGCGGCGCATCGGCCAGACCGAAACCTGGGCCGTGGCCAGTCCCGCCTATCTGGCCGCCCATCCGCGCCCCGCCCGGCCCGAGGACCTGCGCGACCATGTGAACATCCGCGACAGCAACGCCCAGAACGCGGGCCGCGCCGTTTTTCTGATCGACGGCAAGGCGGTCAGCATCCCCTTGCCCGGCCACATCACGGTAAACAGCGCACAGGCGGTGCGGCGACTGGTGCTGGAGGCCGAAGGGATCGCACTGATCCCCAGCTTTGTCATTTCACGCGACATCGCCGAAGGCCGGCTGGAGCGTCTGTTGCCGGGCTTCCAGCGGCCGCAACTGGATATCCAGGCGCTCTATCTGCCGCAGCCATTCCTGCCGCCACGGCTCACAGCCTATCTGGACCACCTGCGCGCAAGGCTCAGTCCGCTGCTGAAAGCACCGCCCCCGGATTCATGA
- a CDS encoding DoxX family protein: MTDLSYGDAVATPNNADIAAFVLRVSTGIWFLVHGLIKLMVFTPSGTAGYFQSIGLPGFLGPLTMLVEILGGLALIAGFYTRSVALVMVPVLLGAAWFGHGGAGFTFSNPGGGWEYPVLWAIIMAVLALLGDGAWSLGKSRR; this comes from the coding sequence ATGACCGACCTTAGCTATGGCGATGCCGTCGCCACTCCGAACAATGCCGATATTGCCGCCTTTGTCCTGCGGGTTTCGACCGGGATCTGGTTTCTGGTTCACGGGCTTATCAAGTTGATGGTTTTCACGCCTTCCGGCACTGCGGGCTATTTCCAGTCCATAGGTTTGCCTGGCTTTCTGGGCCCCCTGACCATGCTGGTCGAAATCCTGGGCGGGTTGGCGCTGATCGCCGGGTTCTATACCCGTTCAGTCGCGCTGGTGATGGTTCCGGTGCTGCTGGGTGCGGCATGGTTCGGCCATGGCGGCGCGGGTTTTACCTTCAGCAACCCGGGTGGCGGTTGGGAATATCCCGTGCTTTGGGCTATCATCATGGCTGTGCTGGCGCTGTTGGGGGACGGGGCCTGGTCGCTGGGCAAAAGCCGCCGCTGA
- a CDS encoding acetyl-CoA hydrolase/transferase family protein, whose protein sequence is MTQDYLNRIRHKALRDRVVSADQAASLIRDGMVLGMSGFTRSGEAKAVPMALAERARREPLKVTLMTGASLGNDLDKTLAEAKVLSRRIPFMSDPVLRRAINAGEVMYIDQHLSETVEQLRTCQLPPVDIAIVEAVAITETGGIIPTTSVGNSASFALLAEKVIVEINLSQSEALEGLHDIYIPTYRPTRTPVPVVTPESRVGFPFIPVPPERIAAIVISTKLDSSSTIHDPDAETRAIAGHLTEFLKNEVQHSRLPSHLHPLQAGIGTIANAVLHGFIDSPFHDLTMYSEVLQDSTFDLMDAGKMVFASGSSITLSEAKYRDVMGRFAEFKPKLVLRPQEISNHPEVVRRLGLICINTALEFDLYGNVNSTHVMGTQMMNGIGGSGDFARNAYLSVFVTKSTAKGGNVSSVVPMVSHVDHTEHDVDILVTEQGLADLRGLAPRERARVVLQNCVAPEWRDAMEDYHSRALARGGHTPHLIEEALSWHDRLRRTGSMKSE, encoded by the coding sequence ATGACCCAGGATTATCTTAACCGTATCCGTCACAAGGCCCTGCGTGATCGCGTGGTCAGTGCTGATCAGGCGGCGAGTTTGATCCGTGACGGGATGGTGCTGGGCATGAGCGGCTTTACCCGTTCGGGCGAGGCAAAGGCCGTGCCCATGGCGCTGGCCGAGCGCGCCCGGCGCGAACCCTTGAAAGTCACGTTGATGACGGGGGCGTCGCTCGGTAACGACCTCGACAAGACGCTGGCCGAGGCGAAGGTGCTGTCGCGCCGCATTCCTTTCATGTCCGATCCGGTGCTGCGCCGCGCCATCAATGCGGGCGAGGTGATGTATATCGACCAGCATCTGTCCGAGACGGTCGAACAGTTGCGCACCTGCCAACTGCCCCCGGTGGACATCGCCATTGTCGAGGCAGTGGCGATCACCGAGACGGGCGGTATCATCCCCACCACTTCGGTCGGTAACTCGGCCAGTTTCGCGCTGTTGGCCGAGAAGGTGATCGTCGAGATCAATCTGAGCCAATCCGAGGCGTTGGAAGGGCTGCACGACATCTATATTCCGACCTATCGGCCGACGCGCACGCCTGTTCCGGTGGTGACGCCCGAAAGCCGCGTCGGTTTTCCCTTTATCCCCGTCCCGCCCGAGCGGATCGCGGCCATCGTGATCTCGACCAAGCTGGACTCGTCCTCGACCATCCACGACCCGGACGCCGAGACCCGCGCCATTGCCGGGCACCTGACCGAATTCCTGAAGAACGAGGTGCAGCATTCCCGGCTGCCCAGTCACCTGCACCCATTGCAGGCCGGGATCGGCACTATCGCCAACGCGGTTCTGCACGGCTTTATCGACAGCCCGTTCCATGACCTGACCATGTATAGCGAGGTCTTGCAGGATTCGACCTTCGACCTGATGGATGCCGGCAAGATGGTCTTTGCCTCGGGTTCCTCGATCACGCTTTCGGAGGCGAAATACCGCGACGTCATGGGGCGTTTTGCCGAGTTCAAGCCCAAGCTGGTGCTGCGCCCGCAAGAGATTTCCAACCACCCCGAGGTCGTCCGGCGGCTGGGGCTGATCTGCATCAACACGGCGCTGGAATTCGACCTTTACGGCAACGTGAACTCGACCCATGTGATGGGCACACAGATGATGAACGGTATCGGCGGCTCGGGCGATTTCGCGAGAAATGCCTATCTGTCGGTTTTCGTCACCAAATCCACGGCCAAGGGGGGAAATGTGTCCTCGGTTGTGCCGATGGTTTCGCATGTCGACCATACCGAACACGACGTGGATATTCTGGTGACCGAGCAAGGACTGGCCGATCTGCGCGGTCTTGCCCCGCGCGAGCGGGCGCGTGTGGTCTTGCAAAATTGCGTGGCGCCTGAATGGCGTGATGCGATGGAGGATTATCACAGCCGGGCGCTGGCGCGGGGTGGTCATACGCCGCATCTGATCGAAGAGGCGCTGAGCTGGCACGACCGCCTGCGCCGCACCGGCAGCATGAAGTCGGAATGA
- a CDS encoding MetQ/NlpA family ABC transporter substrate-binding protein, whose product MRKLSLALASALGLAATMAVAEDIKVGVSPGEHGEIMEEVAKVAKDKGLNIDIIEFTDYVVPNQALADADLQANSFQHQPYLDNQIKDRGFDLVAIAKTITTPMGVYSEKLKSLDELPEGAKVAIPNDPTNGGRALLILQDQGVITLADGTGLTPSPLDVTENPKNLRFLELDAAQLPRALADADIAIINTNYALDAGLNPHEDAIAMEKADSPYANIIVVRKGDEDAAWAKQLVEAYHDPAVKQFIEEKYQGAVIPAW is encoded by the coding sequence ATGCGCAAACTCAGCTTGGCACTTGCCTCGGCTCTCGGCCTGGCCGCCACCATGGCCGTGGCCGAAGACATCAAGGTCGGCGTCTCGCCGGGCGAACACGGCGAAATCATGGAAGAGGTCGCCAAGGTCGCCAAGGACAAGGGCCTGAACATCGACATCATCGAGTTCACGGATTACGTCGTGCCGAATCAGGCGCTGGCCGACGCTGACCTGCAGGCCAACAGCTTCCAGCACCAGCCCTATCTGGACAACCAGATCAAGGACCGCGGCTTCGATCTCGTCGCCATCGCCAAGACCATCACCACCCCGATGGGCGTGTATTCCGAAAAGCTGAAATCGCTGGACGAACTGCCCGAAGGCGCCAAGGTCGCGATCCCCAACGACCCGACCAACGGCGGCCGCGCTCTGCTGATCCTGCAGGATCAGGGCGTGATCACGCTGGCGGACGGCACCGGCCTGACCCCCTCGCCGCTCGACGTGACCGAAAACCCCAAGAACCTCAGGTTCCTGGAACTCGACGCCGCCCAGCTTCCCCGCGCGCTGGCCGATGCCGATATCGCCATCATCAACACCAATTACGCACTCGATGCCGGTCTGAACCCGCATGAGGACGCCATTGCCATGGAAAAGGCCGACAGCCCCTATGCCAATATCATCGTGGTGCGCAAAGGCGACGAAGACGCCGCATGGGCCAAGCAACTGGTCGAAGCCTATCACGACCCGGCGGTAAAACAGTTCATCGAAGAGAAATACCAAGGCGCCGTCATCCCGGCCTGGTGA
- a CDS encoding methionine ABC transporter permease, with translation MSANLIPILWHATLQTLYMVAMSTLIGTLIGGPLGIFLATSRRGELLSAPVLNTTLGLIVNAARSTPFIILVVAIIPFTRMIAGTSIGTTAAIVPLTIASAPFIARLIETAIREVDAGLIEAARAMGATPGQIVRKVLIPEAMPGIILGLTLAVVSLIGYSAMVGAVGGEGLGDLGIRYGYQRFMPEVMLAVVVILIVLVQLVQSAGEWIATRFDKRAPRNRGR, from the coding sequence ATGTCGGCTAACCTGATCCCGATCCTGTGGCACGCGACCTTGCAGACGCTTTACATGGTAGCCATGTCCACCCTGATCGGCACGCTGATCGGCGGGCCGCTGGGCATCTTCCTTGCCACATCGCGACGGGGCGAGCTTCTGTCGGCCCCGGTGCTGAACACAACCCTCGGCCTGATCGTGAATGCGGCGCGCTCGACCCCCTTCATCATCCTGGTGGTGGCGATCATCCCTTTCACGCGCATGATCGCCGGCACTTCGATCGGCACCACCGCCGCCATCGTGCCGCTGACCATCGCAAGCGCCCCCTTCATCGCCCGCCTGATCGAAACCGCCATCCGCGAGGTCGACGCCGGATTGATCGAGGCCGCCCGCGCCATGGGCGCCACCCCCGGCCAGATCGTGCGCAAGGTGCTGATCCCCGAGGCGATGCCCGGCATCATCCTGGGCCTGACCCTCGCGGTGGTCAGCCTGATCGGCTATTCCGCCATGGTCGGCGCGGTCGGAGGCGAGGGGCTGGGCGATCTGGGCATCCGCTACGGCTATCAGCGCTTCATGCCCGAAGTCATGCTTGCCGTGGTCGTCATCCTCATCGTGCTGGTGCAACTGGTGCAATCGGCCGGGGAATGGATTGCCACCCGTTTCGACAAACGCGCGCCCCGCAATCGGGGCCGATAA
- a CDS encoding methionine ABC transporter ATP-binding protein, whose translation MAEPAISFQGVTRRYPQKGGAGDVVALHDIWLDVPQGAITGIIGRSGAGKSTLLRLVNGLERPSSGKVIVNERDVGAASDAGLRRIRREVGMIFQHFNLLASRTVAENIALPLEIAGEEGARIAPRIDELIERVGLGAQRNRYPAELSGGQKQRVGIARALATGPRVLLSDEATSALDPDTTRQVLALLQDINRELGLTILLITHEMAVVRDICSQVAVIEGGRIVEAGETYEVFSKPAHSTTRSFLTGVTGVAVPQFVAHRMQDAPQSPTAEAVVQVTFIGGHATDPMLARLTSERGVSVNILAGAIEEIGDKPFGSLIVALPVARLEESRRFLEEHGLLTEVLGHVG comes from the coding sequence ATGGCAGAGCCGGCAATCTCATTTCAGGGCGTAACGCGCCGCTATCCGCAAAAGGGCGGGGCGGGCGATGTGGTGGCGCTGCACGACATCTGGCTGGACGTGCCGCAAGGCGCGATCACCGGCATCATCGGCCGTTCCGGCGCCGGTAAATCGACGCTGCTGCGTCTGGTGAACGGGCTTGAGCGGCCAAGCTCGGGCAAGGTGATCGTGAACGAGCGCGACGTGGGCGCGGCCTCGGACGCAGGGCTGCGCCGGATCCGGCGCGAAGTCGGCATGATCTTTCAGCACTTCAACCTGCTGGCCAGCCGCACCGTGGCCGAAAACATTGCCCTGCCGCTGGAAATCGCCGGCGAAGAAGGTGCCAGGATCGCCCCCCGCATCGATGAGCTGATCGAGCGTGTGGGGCTGGGCGCACAACGCAACCGTTATCCGGCCGAGCTCTCTGGCGGCCAGAAGCAGCGCGTCGGCATCGCCCGGGCGCTCGCGACCGGCCCGCGCGTGCTTTTGTCGGATGAGGCGACATCGGCGCTTGACCCCGACACCACGCGGCAGGTGCTGGCGCTGTTGCAGGACATCAACCGCGAGCTGGGCCTGACCATCCTGCTGATTACCCATGAAATGGCGGTGGTGCGCGACATATGCTCGCAAGTGGCGGTGATCGAGGGCGGTCGCATCGTCGAGGCCGGCGAAACCTATGAGGTCTTCTCGAAACCCGCGCATTCCACCACCCGATCTTTCCTGACCGGGGTGACCGGAGTTGCGGTACCGCAATTCGTCGCCCATCGCATGCAGGACGCGCCCCAATCACCCACGGCCGAGGCGGTGGTGCAGGTCACCTTCATCGGCGGGCATGCCACCGACCCGATGCTGGCCCGACTGACCTCGGAACGCGGGGTCAGCGTCAACATCCTGGCCGGCGCCATCGAAGAGATCGGCGACAAGCCTTTCGGCAGCCTGATCGTCGCGCTGCCCGTCGCGCGGCTGGAGGAATCGCGGCGTTTCCTGGAAGAACACGGGCTTCTGACAGAGGTGCTTGGCCATGTCGGCTAA